The proteins below are encoded in one region of Aeromonas jandaei:
- the hslU gene encoding HslU--HslV peptidase ATPase subunit → MSEMTPREIVHELDRHIIGQADAKRAVAVALRNRWRRMQLNEEMRHEVTPKNILMIGPTGVGKTEIARRLAKLANAPFIKVEATKFTEVGYVGKEVDSIIRDLTDVAIKLVRETEMEKMKYRAEEAAEERILDALLPNPRNTWGEEEKADNSNTRQIFRKKLREGQLDDKEIELDLAASPMGVEIMTPPGMEEMANQLQGLFQNLGQNQKKKRKIKVKEAMKALIEEEAAKLVNPEELKQKAIAAVENNGIVFLDEIDKICKRGESSGPDVSREGVQRDLLPLVEGCTVNTKHGMVKTDHILFVASGAFQIAKPSDLIPELQGRLPIRVELTALTTEDFERILTEPNASLTDQYKALMATEGVNIEFTQDGIRRLAEAAWQVNERTENIGARRLHTVMERLMEDISYDASEKSGETFVINTDYVNAHLGKLIEDEDLSRFIL, encoded by the coding sequence ATGTCCGAGATGACCCCGAGAGAAATCGTCCACGAACTGGATCGTCACATCATTGGTCAGGCCGATGCCAAGCGCGCGGTGGCCGTCGCCCTGCGCAACCGCTGGCGCCGGATGCAGCTCAACGAAGAGATGCGCCATGAAGTGACCCCGAAGAACATCCTGATGATCGGCCCGACCGGTGTCGGCAAAACCGAGATCGCCCGTCGTCTGGCCAAACTGGCCAACGCCCCCTTCATCAAGGTGGAAGCGACCAAGTTCACCGAAGTGGGCTATGTCGGCAAGGAAGTGGACAGCATCATTCGTGATCTGACCGATGTCGCCATCAAGCTGGTGCGCGAGACCGAGATGGAGAAGATGAAATACCGCGCCGAGGAAGCCGCCGAAGAGCGCATTCTCGATGCGCTGCTGCCCAACCCGCGCAACACCTGGGGCGAGGAAGAGAAAGCCGACAACTCCAACACCCGCCAGATCTTCCGCAAGAAACTGCGCGAAGGTCAGCTGGATGACAAGGAGATCGAGCTGGATCTGGCCGCCTCCCCGATGGGCGTCGAAATCATGACCCCGCCGGGCATGGAAGAGATGGCCAACCAGCTGCAGGGGCTGTTCCAGAATCTGGGCCAGAACCAGAAGAAGAAGCGCAAGATCAAGGTCAAAGAGGCCATGAAAGCGCTTATCGAAGAGGAAGCGGCCAAACTGGTCAACCCGGAAGAGCTGAAACAGAAGGCCATCGCTGCGGTCGAGAACAACGGCATCGTCTTCCTCGACGAGATCGACAAGATCTGCAAGCGTGGCGAGAGCTCGGGCCCGGATGTCTCCCGTGAAGGGGTTCAGCGCGACCTGCTGCCGCTGGTCGAGGGCTGCACCGTCAACACCAAGCACGGCATGGTCAAGACCGACCATATCCTGTTTGTCGCCTCCGGTGCCTTCCAGATCGCCAAGCCGTCCGATCTCATCCCCGAGCTGCAGGGCCGTCTGCCGATCCGGGTCGAGCTGACCGCGCTGACCACTGAAGATTTCGAGCGGATCCTGACCGAGCCGAACGCCTCCCTGACCGATCAGTACAAGGCGCTGATGGCCACCGAAGGGGTCAACATCGAGTTCACTCAGGATGGTATCCGCCGTCTGGCCGAAGCGGCCTGGCAGGTCAACGAGCGTACCGAGAACATCGGTGCCCGCCGTCTGCACACCGTGATGGAACGCCTGATGGAAGATATCTCCTACGACGCCTCCGAGAAATCCGGCGAGACCTTCGTCATCAACACCGACTACGTCAACGCCCACCTCGGCAAGCTGATTGAAGACGAAGATCTGAGCCGCTTTATTCTGTAA
- the hlyD gene encoding secretion protein HlyD: MKQRIAIVALLLTVIGGYLWWQGRPADGSILYGNVDIRDVNLAFRVGGRVDQVLVDEGDRVKAGQLLARLDPAPLTHSRDSARANLAALTAANTLIHKGYRSEETDRARAALAAAEAAALEADQQWRRQSTLAATGAISRGQLDTARSQRDQTQAQVRSAREQLAQLETGYRPEEIAQSDAQLEGAKAALASAELALADANLTAPSDGIIISRAIENGSMVQSGATAFNLSLTAPVWVRAYVEEPWLGHFPSGAKVTLTTDSRPDKPYHGVVGFVSPTAEFTPKSVETPDLRTHLVYRLRIVVQDPDLALRQGMPVTVRLAP, encoded by the coding sequence ATGAAGCAACGCATTGCAATCGTGGCCCTGCTGCTAACCGTTATCGGTGGCTACCTCTGGTGGCAGGGGCGCCCGGCCGACGGCTCCATCCTCTACGGCAACGTCGATATTCGCGACGTCAATCTGGCCTTTCGGGTCGGCGGCCGCGTCGATCAGGTACTGGTCGATGAGGGGGATAGGGTAAAAGCCGGTCAACTGCTGGCCCGCCTCGATCCGGCTCCCCTCACCCACAGCCGCGACAGCGCTCGCGCCAATCTGGCCGCGCTCACTGCCGCCAACACCTTGATCCACAAAGGCTATCGCAGCGAAGAGACCGACCGCGCCCGGGCCGCACTGGCCGCCGCCGAGGCCGCTGCGCTGGAAGCCGACCAGCAGTGGCGCCGCCAGAGCACATTGGCAGCCACCGGCGCCATCTCCCGCGGTCAGCTCGATACCGCCCGCTCCCAGCGAGATCAGACCCAGGCGCAGGTACGCTCGGCCCGCGAACAGCTCGCCCAGCTCGAAACCGGCTACCGCCCGGAGGAAATCGCCCAGTCCGATGCCCAGCTGGAAGGAGCCAAAGCGGCGCTCGCCAGTGCCGAACTGGCGCTGGCAGATGCCAACCTGACCGCCCCCAGCGACGGCATCATCATCAGTCGCGCCATCGAGAACGGCAGCATGGTGCAGAGCGGAGCGACCGCCTTCAACCTCTCCCTGACCGCGCCAGTCTGGGTGCGCGCCTATGTGGAGGAGCCCTGGCTCGGCCACTTCCCGAGCGGCGCCAAAGTGACCCTCACCACCGACTCGCGGCCAGACAAGCCCTATCACGGGGTGGTGGGCTTTGTCTCGCCGACCGCCGAGTTCACCCCGAAATCGGTGGAGACGCCTGACCTGCGCACTCACCTCGTCTACCGGCTGCGCATCGTGGTGCAGGATCCCGACCTGGCCCTGCGCCAGGGGATGCCGGTCACCGTCAGGCTTGCTCCATGA
- a CDS encoding TetR/AcrR family transcriptional regulator has translation MNPTRQKLLDTGLAIATEKGLRGLTVRELAAAAEVNLGSFVYHFGNRDAFIDELVELWYAPLYDELKAVAAKGSYSSAIAMFEATMEALIGLVARQRGFINHLFGDALAGEGAAQRFLLSLPRRHPLLLIEQVRMAQAEGSLVAGHPLQLMIFIMGSVGLPLVIAGSGRQLGWLPEQAAPFLSQIDSPEAARQRLVWALRGLRPNNMKEGEAA, from the coding sequence ATGAATCCAACCCGGCAGAAACTGCTCGATACCGGCCTCGCCATCGCCACCGAGAAGGGGCTGCGCGGCCTGACGGTGCGCGAGTTGGCGGCGGCGGCCGAGGTGAACCTCGGCTCCTTCGTCTACCACTTCGGCAACCGCGATGCCTTTATCGACGAGCTGGTCGAGCTCTGGTACGCCCCCCTCTATGACGAGCTCAAGGCGGTAGCAGCCAAAGGCTCCTACTCATCTGCCATCGCCATGTTCGAGGCCACCATGGAGGCGCTGATCGGGCTGGTGGCGCGCCAGCGCGGCTTTATCAACCACCTGTTTGGCGATGCGCTGGCGGGCGAAGGGGCGGCCCAGCGCTTTCTGCTCAGCCTGCCGCGCCGCCACCCTTTGCTGCTGATCGAGCAGGTACGGATGGCACAGGCAGAAGGGTCGCTGGTCGCCGGTCACCCGCTCCAGCTGATGATCTTCATCATGGGGTCGGTCGGCCTGCCGCTGGTGATCGCCGGCAGCGGTCGCCAGCTCGGCTGGCTGCCCGAACAGGCCGCCCCCTTTCTGAGCCAGATAGACAGCCCAGAGGCCGCCAGACAGCGGCTGGTATGGGCCCTGCGCGGCCTGCGCCCCAACAACATGAAAGAAGGAGAAGCGGCATGA
- a CDS encoding ATP-binding cassette domain-containing protein, with the protein MNSAISLEGLTKRFGERVALNAISATIPTGGITGLVGPDGAGKSTLLRLLAGLLIPEAGTIRVLGLDPVSEGDLLRQRLGYMPQQFGLYEDLSVLENLTLYADLRGVLEPERSPTFARLLAFTDLARFTARPAGKLSGGMKQKLGLACALLGTPDVLLLDEPGVGVDPISRRALWQMVRELAKGGMTVLWSTAYLDEAELCDHVLLMADGEVRTSGTPANLMGAMASRCWLLEAGQLDGRERRALLRRALAHPAVMDGAVAGERVRLLLHPGMTPPPLAELHLAHGAFQPAQPRLEDAFIDLLGGGPGGESSLAAGMREAELPQGVSPEAVIEARHLTKRFGDFAATDDVSFAVRRGEIFGLLGPNGAGKSTTFKMECGLLRPSEGQALVTGIDLAHSPSAARQRLGYMAQKFSLYKQLTVAQNLSFFAGIYGLFGRHQQTRIDAMVTAFALAPWLDQKAESLPLGLRQRLSLACALLHEPPLLFLDEPTSGVDPVTRREFWSHINALADHGVTVLVTTHFMDEAEYCDRIALIYRGKLLALGTPDDLKGLAAKEAATSLPTGSLPTMEEAFITLVERASEEDA; encoded by the coding sequence ATGAACAGCGCCATCTCCCTTGAGGGGCTCACCAAACGCTTTGGCGAGCGGGTCGCCCTCAACGCCATCTCGGCCACCATTCCGACCGGTGGTATCACCGGGCTGGTCGGCCCCGACGGCGCGGGCAAGAGCACTTTGCTGCGCCTGTTGGCCGGTCTGCTGATCCCGGAGGCGGGCACCATCCGGGTGCTGGGGCTGGATCCGGTGAGCGAGGGAGATCTGCTGCGTCAGCGCCTCGGCTACATGCCCCAGCAGTTCGGCCTCTACGAGGATCTCAGCGTGCTGGAGAACCTCACCCTCTACGCTGACTTGCGCGGCGTACTGGAGCCCGAACGCTCGCCCACCTTCGCGCGGCTGCTCGCCTTCACCGATCTTGCCCGCTTCACCGCACGACCGGCAGGCAAGCTCTCTGGCGGGATGAAACAGAAGCTCGGGCTGGCCTGCGCCCTGCTCGGCACCCCGGATGTGCTGCTGCTCGACGAACCCGGGGTCGGGGTCGATCCCATCTCTCGCCGCGCCCTCTGGCAGATGGTACGCGAGCTGGCCAAGGGAGGGATGACGGTGCTCTGGAGTACCGCCTATCTCGATGAGGCGGAGCTGTGCGACCACGTGCTGCTGATGGCGGATGGCGAGGTGCGCACCAGCGGCACGCCGGCCAATCTGATGGGGGCCATGGCCAGCCGCTGCTGGCTGCTGGAGGCGGGGCAACTGGATGGCCGCGAGCGACGCGCCCTGCTGCGCCGGGCGCTGGCTCACCCGGCGGTGATGGATGGCGCGGTGGCGGGGGAGCGGGTTCGCCTGCTGCTGCACCCGGGCATGACGCCCCCACCGCTGGCGGAGCTGCATCTCGCCCACGGCGCCTTTCAACCGGCCCAGCCCCGGCTGGAAGATGCCTTTATCGACCTGCTCGGCGGCGGCCCCGGCGGGGAGTCGAGTCTGGCGGCCGGGATGCGGGAAGCTGAACTGCCGCAAGGGGTCTCTCCCGAGGCGGTGATCGAGGCGCGCCACCTCACCAAGCGCTTCGGCGATTTTGCCGCCACCGATGATGTCAGCTTTGCGGTGCGCCGCGGCGAGATCTTCGGCCTGCTCGGCCCCAATGGGGCGGGCAAGTCCACCACCTTCAAGATGGAGTGCGGCCTGCTGCGCCCGAGCGAGGGGCAGGCACTGGTGACCGGCATCGATCTGGCTCACAGCCCCTCGGCGGCGCGCCAGCGCCTCGGCTACATGGCGCAGAAGTTCTCCCTCTACAAGCAGCTCACCGTGGCACAGAACCTCTCCTTCTTCGCCGGTATCTACGGCCTGTTCGGCCGCCACCAGCAGACGCGGATCGATGCCATGGTGACTGCCTTTGCCCTCGCCCCCTGGCTCGATCAGAAGGCGGAATCCCTGCCGCTCGGCCTGCGCCAGCGCTTATCGCTGGCCTGCGCCCTGCTGCACGAGCCGCCGCTGCTGTTCCTCGACGAGCCCACCTCCGGGGTCGATCCGGTGACCCGGCGCGAGTTCTGGTCGCACATCAACGCGCTGGCCGACCACGGCGTCACCGTGCTGGTCACCACCCACTTTATGGATGAGGCGGAGTATTGCGACCGCATTGCCCTCATCTATCGCGGCAAGCTGCTGGCGCTCGGCACTCCGGACGATCTCAAGGGGCTGGCCGCCAAAGAGGCGGCGACCTCTTTGCCAACCGGTTCCTTGCCGACCATGGAAGAGGCCTTTATAACCCTGGTCGAGCGGGCCAGCGAGGAGGACGCATGA
- a CDS encoding SPOR domain-containing protein, with the protein MATRDYVGNRPRRRAGGRNTKKAAPRRFPVIPALLAGALLAGFGGFLYMINGKGHDAPTIEEQVKANKPKPQNNGLPQEKWSYIERLENKQVDIIEPPTQPGVLPPPPADTMTLQPEKLPQPVPTDIPQPGTPIGQPKPYQPNPATTPSTSGAPVASAQEQVIDRKAERERMEREIRAELERERAAAAKAQPAAQPAQTAAADSGRYMMQCAALRSQDSAESLKARIAFTAGLSSSLQVINGTNGTVYKVMVGPFNGKAAADAANRKLQSSGISGCIPKKG; encoded by the coding sequence ATGGCGACCCGGGATTATGTCGGCAACCGTCCGCGACGTCGCGCGGGCGGTCGCAACACCAAGAAAGCGGCTCCGCGCCGCTTTCCTGTTATCCCGGCCCTGCTGGCCGGGGCGCTGCTGGCAGGCTTTGGCGGCTTCCTCTACATGATCAATGGCAAGGGCCACGATGCCCCCACCATCGAAGAGCAGGTCAAAGCCAACAAGCCAAAACCGCAGAACAACGGGTTGCCTCAGGAGAAGTGGAGCTACATCGAGCGGCTTGAGAACAAGCAGGTCGATATCATAGAGCCGCCGACCCAGCCGGGCGTTCTGCCGCCGCCTCCTGCCGATACCATGACCCTGCAACCGGAGAAGCTGCCGCAGCCGGTACCGACCGATATTCCCCAGCCGGGAACACCGATCGGCCAGCCCAAGCCCTATCAGCCCAATCCGGCAACCACCCCCTCCACCTCCGGTGCGCCGGTTGCCAGCGCCCAGGAGCAGGTGATCGACCGCAAGGCCGAGCGTGAGCGGATGGAGCGGGAGATCCGCGCCGAGCTGGAGCGTGAGCGAGCCGCTGCAGCCAAAGCCCAACCGGCAGCTCAGCCTGCCCAGACCGCAGCTGCCGACAGCGGCCGCTATATGATGCAGTGTGCCGCCCTGCGCTCGCAGGATTCGGCGGAGTCGCTCAAGGCACGCATCGCCTTCACCGCCGGCCTCTCCTCCAGCCTGCAGGTGATCAATGGCACCAACGGCACCGTCTACAAGGTGATGGTCGGCCCCTTCAACGGCAAGGCCGCCGCCGACGCGGCCAACCGCAAGCTGCAGAGCTCGGGCATCAGCGGCTGCATTCCCAAGAAAGGGTAA
- a CDS encoding ABC transporter permease has translation MLIRLWWLIRKELQALMGNTQGRFLLIMPVLLQTALFPFAATLEVTGNTLAIYNQDGGAQSRELLERLTHMPAFTTIIPVQGEAGMTEAITGQQALLGLIIPSDFSRRLARGEPAKVQLIIDGRRSNGGQVAAGYISQVIARWQSEGKGQPELAVRNLYNPNVEFHWHILPALVAIITTTGCLIVTALSVAREREEGTFDQLLVSPLTAGWIMAGKAVPGIMVAVGQGCIVALAARFVFHLPFAGSLSLLMAGMVCYGLALAGIGLFISSFCSTQQQAFLGVFSFTVPAVILSGYISPVENMPQVFQWLAAIDPLTHFIVLLKGVFLKGFDWSAAWPLLWPLLAIAGVTLSLALAMFRRHIA, from the coding sequence ATGCTGATCCGACTCTGGTGGCTGATCCGAAAAGAGCTGCAGGCCCTGATGGGCAATACTCAGGGGCGCTTTCTGCTCATCATGCCGGTGTTGCTGCAAACCGCCCTCTTCCCGTTCGCTGCCACCCTGGAGGTGACCGGCAACACGCTGGCCATCTACAACCAGGATGGCGGCGCCCAGAGCCGCGAGCTGCTGGAGCGCCTCACCCATATGCCCGCTTTTACCACCATCATCCCGGTGCAAGGCGAGGCGGGAATGACCGAGGCCATCACCGGGCAGCAGGCGCTGCTCGGGCTGATTATTCCGAGCGATTTCTCCCGCCGATTGGCGCGTGGCGAACCGGCCAAGGTGCAGCTGATCATCGACGGCCGCCGCTCCAACGGTGGTCAGGTAGCGGCGGGCTACATCAGTCAGGTGATCGCCCGCTGGCAAAGTGAGGGCAAGGGGCAACCCGAGCTGGCGGTACGCAACCTCTACAACCCCAACGTCGAGTTCCACTGGCATATCCTGCCGGCGCTGGTGGCCATCATCACCACCACGGGGTGTCTTATCGTCACCGCCCTCTCGGTCGCACGGGAGCGGGAGGAGGGCACCTTCGACCAGCTGCTGGTCTCCCCCCTCACCGCAGGCTGGATCATGGCGGGCAAGGCGGTGCCCGGCATCATGGTGGCGGTGGGGCAAGGGTGCATAGTCGCGCTGGCCGCCCGTTTTGTCTTTCACCTCCCCTTTGCCGGCAGCCTCAGCCTGCTGATGGCGGGCATGGTCTGCTACGGGCTGGCACTGGCCGGGATCGGGCTCTTTATCTCGTCGTTCTGCTCGACCCAGCAGCAGGCGTTTCTCGGGGTATTCTCCTTCACCGTCCCGGCGGTGATCCTCTCGGGCTACATCTCGCCGGTGGAGAACATGCCGCAGGTGTTCCAGTGGCTGGCGGCCATCGACCCCCTCACCCACTTTATCGTGCTGCTCAAGGGGGTCTTCCTCAAGGGGTTTGACTGGTCGGCAGCCTGGCCCCTGCTCTGGCCGCTGCTCGCCATCGCCGGGGTCACCCTGTCGCTGGCGCTCGCCATGTTCCGCCGCCATATCGCCTGA
- the argS gene encoding arginine--tRNA ligase: MKEHIHHLLEQTVANLKSAGVLPADLEARVQVDRCKEKAHGDLATNLAMLLAKPARKNPRELAAAIIEHLPASDLIAKVEIAGPGFINFFFDQRWLAGQVEAMVTSANANVKLPTPQTVVVDYSAPNVAKEMAVHHIRSTVLGDVAARALEFLGHKVVRANHIGDWGTQFGMLIAYLEKMANENASDMELRDLEAFYTQAKRCYDEDEAFAERARNYVVKLQGGDEYCRTMWKKLVDMTMEQNQRNYDRLNVSLTNKDIMGESMYNDMLPEIVADLKAKGLAVESEGATVVFLDEFKNKDGEAMGVIIQKSDGGFLYTTTDIACAKYRYETLGADRVMYFIDSRQHQHLMQAWTITRKAGYVPESVPLEHHAFGMMLGKDGRPYKTRSGGTVKLVDLLNEAEERAAALLESRNSDLSAEEKAEVVHAIAMGAVKYADLSKNRTTDYIFDWDLMLSFEGNTAPYLQYAYTRIQSIFRKAGVDAATLTGNVTLNEEAEETLAQKLIQFSDAVNGVADKGMPHLLCTYLYELSGNFMTFYEACPINKDGVDEATRQSRLLLCAATAKVLKLGLGVLGIYTLERM; this comes from the coding sequence ATGAAAGAGCATATTCATCATCTACTTGAACAAACGGTAGCCAATCTCAAGTCAGCAGGCGTCCTGCCGGCGGACCTGGAAGCCCGCGTGCAAGTAGACCGATGCAAGGAAAAAGCTCACGGTGACCTGGCCACCAACCTGGCCATGCTGCTGGCCAAGCCGGCCCGCAAGAATCCCCGTGAGCTGGCGGCTGCCATCATCGAGCACCTGCCTGCCTCCGACCTGATCGCCAAGGTCGAGATCGCCGGCCCCGGCTTCATCAACTTCTTCTTCGACCAGCGCTGGCTGGCCGGTCAGGTCGAGGCCATGGTGACCTCTGCCAACGCCAACGTGAAGTTGCCGACCCCGCAGACCGTGGTGGTGGACTACTCCGCCCCCAACGTGGCCAAAGAGATGGCCGTGCACCACATCCGCTCCACCGTACTCGGTGACGTGGCCGCCCGTGCGCTGGAGTTCCTCGGCCACAAGGTGGTGCGAGCCAACCACATCGGTGACTGGGGTACCCAGTTCGGCATGCTGATCGCCTATCTGGAGAAGATGGCCAACGAGAACGCCTCCGACATGGAGCTGCGCGACCTGGAAGCCTTCTACACCCAGGCCAAGCGTTGCTACGACGAAGACGAAGCCTTCGCCGAGCGCGCCCGTAACTACGTGGTGAAACTGCAGGGTGGCGACGAGTACTGCCGTACCATGTGGAAGAAGCTGGTCGACATGACCATGGAGCAGAACCAGCGCAACTACGACCGCCTGAATGTATCCCTGACCAACAAGGACATCATGGGCGAGTCCATGTACAACGACATGCTGCCGGAGATCGTGGCCGACCTGAAAGCCAAGGGGCTGGCGGTCGAGAGCGAAGGCGCCACCGTTGTCTTCCTGGACGAGTTCAAGAACAAGGATGGCGAGGCCATGGGCGTCATCATCCAGAAGAGCGATGGCGGTTTCCTCTACACCACCACCGACATCGCCTGTGCCAAATACCGTTACGAAACCCTGGGCGCCGACCGGGTGATGTACTTCATCGACTCCCGTCAGCACCAGCACCTGATGCAGGCCTGGACCATCACCCGCAAGGCGGGTTATGTGCCGGAATCCGTGCCGCTCGAGCACCACGCCTTTGGCATGATGCTGGGCAAGGATGGTCGTCCCTACAAGACCCGCTCCGGTGGCACCGTCAAGCTGGTCGACCTGCTGAACGAAGCGGAAGAGCGCGCCGCCGCCCTGCTGGAGAGCCGCAACAGCGACCTCTCCGCCGAAGAGAAGGCCGAAGTGGTGCACGCCATCGCCATGGGTGCGGTCAAGTATGCGGATCTCTCCAAGAACCGCACCACCGACTACATCTTCGACTGGGATCTGATGCTCTCCTTTGAAGGCAACACAGCTCCTTACCTGCAATACGCCTACACCCGTATTCAGTCCATCTTCCGCAAGGCCGGCGTCGATGCCGCTACCCTGACCGGCAATGTGACCCTGAACGAGGAAGCGGAAGAGACCCTGGCCCAGAAGCTGATCCAGTTCTCCGACGCGGTCAACGGCGTGGCGGACAAGGGGATGCCGCACCTGCTCTGTACCTATCTGTACGAGCTCTCCGGCAACTTCATGACCTTCTACGAAGCCTGCCCGATCAACAAGGATGGCGTGGACGAAGCAACCCGTCAGAGCCGTCTGCTGCTGTGTGCTGCCACCGCCAAGGTGCTCAAGCTGGGCCTCGGCGTACTGGGTATCTACACCCTGGAGCGCATGTAA
- a CDS encoding ABC transporter permease — translation MSINRRRLLALCRKETLQIVRDPSSILIAFIMPVVLLVVMGYAINLDVDHLRLGIWRTDSGAPAVRLEQALRGSTALEIHSGPSKESLLASLARGEIRGLLVIDDGFSRAMAGQGNGTPQALLLTDGSEPNTANFVTNYVQGIWQGWLAGEGVAMPVSIESRAWFNPALVSRNFLVPGSVAVVMTIIGALLTSLVVAREWERGTMEALLATPVTKGELLLSKLLPYYGLGIIAMLLCLLFSVAVMEVPWRGSLLLLFLVTSVFLGSALGLGLFLSTVMRSQFNAAQAALIAAFLPAVMLSGFVFEIASMPPLLRAITHLIPARYFASSLQTLYQAGSVFSILLVNGFCLLLLAGFWLALTARKTRRTLE, via the coding sequence ATGAGCATCAACCGTCGGCGACTGCTGGCCCTCTGCCGCAAGGAGACGCTGCAAATCGTCCGTGACCCGAGCAGCATCCTCATCGCCTTCATCATGCCGGTGGTACTGCTGGTGGTAATGGGTTACGCCATCAATCTGGATGTGGACCATCTACGCCTCGGCATCTGGCGCACCGACAGCGGCGCACCGGCGGTGCGGCTGGAGCAGGCCCTGCGCGGCTCTACCGCGCTGGAGATCCACAGCGGCCCGAGCAAGGAGTCCCTGCTCGCCAGCCTGGCCCGCGGCGAGATCCGCGGCCTGCTGGTGATCGATGACGGCTTCTCCCGCGCCATGGCCGGTCAGGGCAATGGCACGCCGCAGGCGCTGCTGCTCACCGACGGCTCCGAGCCCAACACCGCCAACTTCGTCACCAACTATGTGCAGGGGATCTGGCAGGGGTGGCTCGCTGGCGAGGGGGTCGCCATGCCGGTGTCGATAGAGAGCCGCGCCTGGTTCAACCCGGCGCTGGTAAGCCGCAATTTTCTGGTGCCGGGCTCCGTTGCGGTGGTGATGACCATCATAGGCGCCCTGCTCACCTCGCTGGTGGTGGCGCGGGAGTGGGAGCGCGGCACCATGGAGGCGCTGCTTGCCACCCCGGTCACCAAGGGGGAGCTGCTGCTCTCCAAGCTGCTGCCCTACTACGGCCTCGGCATCATCGCCATGCTGCTCTGCCTGCTCTTCTCGGTGGCGGTAATGGAAGTACCGTGGCGCGGCTCCCTGCTGCTGCTCTTTCTGGTCACCAGCGTCTTTCTTGGCAGCGCGCTCGGACTCGGGCTGTTTCTCTCCACCGTGATGCGCAGCCAGTTCAATGCCGCGCAGGCGGCGCTGATCGCCGCTTTTCTGCCCGCGGTGATGCTGTCGGGCTTCGTGTTCGAGATCGCCAGCATGCCGCCGCTGCTGCGGGCCATCACCCACCTCATTCCGGCCCGCTACTTCGCCAGCTCGTTGCAGACCCTCTATCAGGCGGGCAGCGTCTTCTCGATCCTGCTGGTCAACGGTTTCTGTCTGCTGCTGCTGGCGGGTTTCTGGCTGGCCCTGACCGCCCGCAAGACGCGGCGCACTCTGGAGTAA
- the hslV gene encoding ATP-dependent protease subunit HslV, with amino-acid sequence MTTIVSVRRNGQVVIGGDGQVSLGNTVMKGNARKVHRLYNGKVLAGFAGGTADAFTLLERFEAKLQAHQGNLERAAVALAKDWRTDRALRRLEALLAVADEQKSFIITGNGDVVQPEHDLIAIGSGGNFAQSAAIALLENTDLDAKSIVEKALKIAGDICVFTNQHHTVEVLDYSAK; translated from the coding sequence GTGACTACCATAGTTTCAGTTCGCCGCAACGGTCAGGTCGTCATCGGTGGCGATGGCCAGGTTTCTCTTGGCAACACCGTCATGAAGGGCAACGCCCGCAAGGTTCATCGCCTCTACAACGGCAAGGTGTTGGCAGGTTTTGCCGGTGGCACAGCCGACGCCTTCACCCTGCTCGAACGCTTCGAAGCAAAACTGCAGGCCCATCAGGGTAATCTGGAGCGCGCCGCCGTGGCGCTTGCCAAAGATTGGCGCACCGATCGCGCCCTGCGCCGCCTCGAAGCACTACTGGCCGTCGCCGACGAGCAAAAATCCTTCATCATCACCGGCAACGGTGACGTGGTGCAGCCGGAGCACGATCTCATCGCCATCGGCAGCGGCGGCAACTTCGCCCAGTCTGCGGCCATCGCCCTGCTGGAAAACACCGATCTGGATGCCAAGAGCATCGTCGAGAAAGCGCTCAAGATCGCCGGCGACATCTGCGTCTTCACCAACCAGCACCACACCGTCGAAGTGCTGGACTATTCGGCTAAATAA